Proteins encoded in a region of the Cytobacillus pseudoceanisediminis genome:
- a CDS encoding LLM class flavin-dependent oxidoreductase, whose amino-acid sequence MTNIQIPVSVLNLAPIREGKDSRQAIEDLADLAQATEEMGYKRYWIAEHHNTPTLVSSATAILIKHVLEHTKTIRVGSGGIMLPNHAPLVVAEQFGTMATIYPDRVDLGLGRAPGTDMMTANALRRSKNDSVYTFPDDVKQLLAYFGPLEEQSYVKAHPGVETNIPIYILGSSTDSAYLAAELGLPYVFASHFAPRWMEDAIRIYRANFKPSKYLEKPYMMVCLNVIAAETDEEAEFLSTTMKQFFLNVVRGTSMKLSPPVKDLDSIWNPMEKEAAEGMSSVTFMGSKETVRGQLEQFQYMYNVDEIMAVSYIYDEEKQKRSYEIFKEITDGK is encoded by the coding sequence ATGACTAATATACAAATACCTGTTTCTGTTTTGAACCTTGCCCCGATACGAGAAGGGAAGGACAGCAGGCAGGCGATCGAGGATCTTGCCGATCTGGCTCAGGCAACAGAGGAGATGGGCTACAAACGCTATTGGATAGCGGAGCATCATAATACGCCAACACTGGTCAGTTCTGCCACTGCAATTTTAATAAAACATGTATTGGAACATACAAAAACCATTCGCGTTGGCTCTGGCGGAATTATGCTGCCGAACCATGCACCATTAGTTGTTGCTGAGCAATTCGGAACGATGGCGACCATTTATCCGGATCGTGTCGACCTTGGTCTCGGAAGGGCGCCTGGAACGGATATGATGACGGCTAATGCGCTTCGCCGCTCGAAAAATGATTCTGTTTATACATTCCCGGACGATGTTAAGCAGCTGCTGGCATACTTTGGTCCATTAGAGGAGCAAAGCTATGTAAAAGCACATCCGGGAGTGGAAACTAATATTCCGATTTATATTCTTGGCTCTTCGACAGATTCTGCCTATTTGGCTGCTGAGCTGGGGCTTCCTTATGTATTTGCCTCACACTTTGCTCCAAGATGGATGGAGGATGCCATCCGGATCTACCGTGCCAACTTTAAGCCTTCGAAGTACCTCGAAAAACCATATATGATGGTATGCTTAAATGTCATTGCAGCGGAAACCGATGAGGAAGCCGAATTCTTATCAACCACAATGAAGCAGTTCTTCTTGAATGTTGTCAGAGGGACTTCCATGAAATTGAGCCCGCCAGTCAAGGATCTGGATTCGATCTGGAACCCAATGGAGAAGGAAGCGGCAGAGGGAATGTCAAGCGTGACCTTTATGGGGAGCAAAGAAACAGTCAGGGGGCAGCTGGAGCAGTTCCAGTATATGTACAATGTCGACGAAATCATGGCGGTTTCTTATATCTATGATGAAGAAAAACAAAAACGTTCATATGAAATATTTAAAGAAATTACAGACGGCAAATGA
- a CDS encoding spore germination protein, with amino-acid sequence MKMSQINKKPLKTNTMKHVNRNEDEGPYELTGEIQRDIQLFKKEIGHNSDVHFREFNIGLTSIRAVLIYVEGLSDKELIDKHIMKSLMQDFTGAKGYGRHEAEYKFTVDFIKNHILSLGEIYTASMIKDTVPKILKGSAVLLLDGASEMLILGIANGKTRNIEEPVSEQAVRGPREGFTENISDNTALLRRNGGTEKLIFSKFIVGKRSKKDLIVAYIEDIANPAIVEDVMSRIQKIDIDNVMESGYVEQLIEDNYMSPFPQAQNTERPDRVNAALMEGRVAILLDGTPFALLVPVTFSMMVQASEDYYERWYSGSLIRLLRFLAIFISLFGPALYISFVSFHQGLIPTKLAMSIIGTRDGVPFPSIIEALIMEVAIEILREAGLRLPKPIGPAIGIVGALIIGEAAVSAGIVSPIMVIVVAVTAISSFAIPEYSLGISLRYLRFACMFFAAVFGLYGVILFFLFLSSHLVKLKSFGVPYISLAVPYRLSDWKDFIVRFPLKVLKQRPSMMHPKDPTRKG; translated from the coding sequence ATGAAAATGTCCCAAATAAACAAAAAACCTTTAAAAACCAATACCATGAAACATGTAAATCGGAATGAGGATGAAGGCCCTTATGAATTAACCGGTGAAATTCAAAGGGATATTCAACTATTTAAAAAGGAAATCGGACATAATTCGGACGTTCATTTTAGGGAGTTTAATATTGGGCTAACGAGTATACGGGCAGTACTAATCTATGTTGAGGGCCTTTCGGATAAAGAACTGATTGATAAACATATCATGAAGTCGTTAATGCAGGATTTTACAGGTGCAAAGGGTTATGGAAGACACGAGGCAGAATACAAATTTACAGTCGATTTTATAAAAAATCATATTCTGTCCCTTGGTGAAATCTATACTGCCTCCATGATAAAAGATACAGTGCCGAAAATTTTAAAGGGATCAGCTGTACTGCTCCTCGACGGAGCCTCTGAAATGCTTATATTGGGTATTGCAAATGGGAAAACAAGGAATATTGAAGAGCCTGTTTCCGAGCAGGCTGTCAGAGGACCACGTGAGGGCTTCACAGAAAATATCAGCGATAATACAGCTCTCTTAAGGAGAAACGGCGGAACAGAAAAACTGATATTTTCTAAGTTTATAGTCGGAAAGCGCTCTAAAAAAGACCTTATTGTAGCTTATATTGAAGATATTGCTAATCCTGCAATAGTTGAGGATGTTATGTCCAGAATTCAGAAAATTGACATCGATAATGTGATGGAATCTGGATATGTTGAACAGCTTATCGAGGATAATTATATGAGTCCTTTTCCACAAGCGCAGAATACTGAGCGTCCAGATAGAGTAAATGCTGCTTTAATGGAAGGGCGGGTGGCCATTCTCCTGGATGGCACTCCTTTTGCACTCCTTGTTCCAGTAACATTCAGCATGATGGTGCAAGCATCTGAGGATTATTATGAACGTTGGTATTCAGGCTCGCTTATTCGATTATTGCGTTTTCTTGCAATCTTTATTTCACTTTTTGGTCCAGCGCTCTACATCTCATTTGTTTCGTTCCATCAGGGCTTGATCCCGACGAAATTAGCGATGTCCATTATTGGCACCAGGGACGGGGTACCTTTTCCTTCTATAATAGAAGCTCTGATTATGGAAGTGGCAATTGAAATACTCCGTGAGGCGGGTTTGAGGCTGCCTAAGCCAATTGGACCGGCAATCGGGATTGTCGGAGCTTTAATTATTGGTGAGGCAGCAGTTTCAGCTGGAATAGTCAGTCCAATTATGGTCATAGTTGTTGCGGTTACAGCCATTTCATCTTTTGCTATTCCTGAATATAGCTTGGGGATTTCTCTGCGTTATCTTCGTTTTGCCTGCATGTTTTTTGCTGCTGTTTTTGGATTATATGGAGTTATTTTATTTTTCCTTTTTCTCAGCAGTCATTTAGTCAAGCTTAAAAGCTTTGGCGTACCCTATATTAGCCTGGCAGTCCCATACCGTCTGAGTGACTGGAAAGACTTTATAGTACGGTTCCCTTTAAAGGTCTTGAAACAAAGACCAAGTATGATGCACCCGAAAGATCCCACCCGGAAAGGATAG
- a CDS encoding spore germination protein codes for MKIGSKEKLSSPQAAVILVNYILAAGILTLPRSSAEKLESPDVWITVILGGLFAMGAGVIIVKLSQRYPGRTIYKYSQEIAGKWAGSFIGLIIIIYFFSLAAYEIRVLSEVTSLFLLEGTPIWAIIMPFMWIGLYLIGGGIDPIARLFELILPITVIIFLIVISMSIGIFELDNLRPVLGSGITPIIKGVSTTVVAFLGIEIMLIIVAVMDKPAQAVKVVLIGTGTSMCFYLITVVMVIGGLSVDGVLTKTWPTIDLIRSFEIQGLIFERFESLLLTIWIMQIFTTFTITFYAASLGLSQIFRKKIGPFQFGLLPVIYLIGMIPANMNEVFAMGDMIGFSALFLFGVLPLALLIISKIKGAKA; via the coding sequence TTGAAAATTGGTTCAAAGGAAAAGCTTTCAAGTCCTCAAGCAGCTGTCATCCTGGTTAATTATATTCTAGCTGCAGGCATACTTACTTTACCGCGATCCTCTGCAGAAAAATTGGAGTCGCCTGATGTTTGGATAACAGTAATTCTTGGTGGTCTATTTGCAATGGGGGCAGGGGTAATAATCGTAAAGCTTAGCCAAAGGTATCCCGGCAGGACTATTTATAAATACAGTCAGGAAATTGCAGGCAAATGGGCAGGCAGTTTCATCGGCTTGATTATTATTATTTATTTCTTTAGCCTTGCTGCCTATGAAATAAGGGTACTTTCAGAAGTAACAAGTCTATTTTTGCTTGAAGGCACCCCTATTTGGGCGATCATTATGCCTTTTATGTGGATAGGCCTTTATCTGATCGGCGGCGGTATTGATCCAATTGCCCGTTTATTTGAATTGATTCTTCCAATTACCGTAATCATCTTTCTGATTGTCATAAGCATGAGTATTGGAATCTTTGAACTTGATAATCTCCGTCCGGTACTGGGCTCGGGAATTACTCCTATAATAAAAGGGGTGAGTACAACCGTTGTCGCTTTTTTAGGAATAGAGATTATGCTTATTATTGTGGCTGTTATGGATAAGCCTGCCCAGGCAGTGAAAGTAGTTTTGATTGGCACAGGAACTTCGATGTGCTTTTATTTGATCACGGTGGTGATGGTTATAGGAGGGCTGTCTGTGGATGGCGTTTTAACGAAAACCTGGCCCACAATTGATTTGATCAGGAGCTTTGAAATTCAAGGGCTCATTTTTGAAAGATTCGAGTCTTTATTGCTGACAATTTGGATTATGCAAATCTTTACTACCTTTACCATCACCTTTTATGCGGCTTCGCTGGGCCTTTCTCAAATTTTTAGAAAGAAGATCGGCCCATTTCAGTTTGGCTTGCTGCCTGTTATCTATCTGATAGGCATGATTCCTGCAAATATGAATGAAGTGTTTGCAATGGGGGACATGATCGGATTTTCAGCATTATTTTTATTTGGTGTTCTGCCCCTGGCATTGCTAATCATTTCAAAAATAAAGGGTGCTAAAGCATGA
- a CDS encoding EamA family transporter — translation MNGRSRSTGLLLVIFGASFWGVGGTVAQKLFQEFGISVDWLVTARLLTAGILLLAVQFLMKDRTQVFGVWKNKRAAIMLLIFGLAGMLAVQYTYMASIHHGNAAVATLLQYLAPAMIIIYLVLRKQSVFSRQDFVTVSLALAGCFFLLTNGSVSQLSVPAPAIVWGVLSGVALAFYTLYAIPLLKEYDSLVVVGWAMVIGGSALSLIHPPWQMDFGRLTAEAGLYLFFVIIFGTMLAFWFYIESLQTLSPTETSLLSSLEPLAAVFTTVMWLNEPFGMFQWAGTACIFGMILLLALNKQKPAKNSGCAENEEPLKVS, via the coding sequence ATGAATGGACGTTCAAGGAGCACGGGTTTATTGCTTGTTATTTTTGGAGCTTCATTTTGGGGTGTTGGCGGAACAGTTGCTCAAAAGCTTTTTCAGGAATTTGGAATCTCAGTTGATTGGCTAGTAACTGCCCGGCTTCTGACAGCGGGAATTCTTCTGTTAGCCGTACAATTTTTAATGAAAGACCGCACACAGGTATTTGGAGTCTGGAAGAATAAAAGGGCGGCCATCATGCTCTTAATTTTTGGCCTCGCAGGAATGCTGGCTGTGCAGTATACCTATATGGCTTCTATTCATCATGGCAATGCGGCTGTTGCGACATTGCTTCAATATCTGGCACCAGCTATGATTATTATTTACCTGGTTCTGCGGAAACAATCGGTATTTTCGAGACAGGATTTTGTAACAGTTTCCCTTGCCCTGGCCGGGTGCTTCTTTCTACTGACTAACGGTTCCGTCTCTCAGCTGTCCGTACCGGCACCTGCCATCGTGTGGGGAGTTCTATCTGGAGTGGCACTCGCGTTTTATACCTTGTATGCCATCCCGCTGCTGAAGGAATATGATTCCCTTGTCGTGGTTGGATGGGCGATGGTCATTGGCGGATCTGCATTGAGTTTAATCCATCCTCCATGGCAAATGGATTTCGGCAGGTTAACGGCTGAAGCTGGACTGTACTTGTTTTTTGTCATTATATTTGGAACGATGCTCGCATTCTGGTTTTATATTGAAAGTCTCCAAACCCTTTCTCCAACGGAAACCAGTCTTCTAAGCAGCCTGGAGCCCCTCGCGGCAGTATTTACTACCGTTATGTGGCTGAATGAACCATTCGGCATGTTCCAATGGGCGGGTACTGCCTGTATCTTTGGCATGATTCTGCTGCTGGCTTTGAATAAACAGAAACCTGCAAAGAACAGTGGTTGTGCTGAAAACGAAGAACCGCTAAAAGTGAGTTGA